From Firmicutes bacterium HGW-Firmicutes-1, one genomic window encodes:
- a CDS encoding PTS lactose transporter subunit IIC, with amino-acid sequence MYLANKIIHISDKINKNILIKSIRSGLILIIPLIIAGSISLIFNNLPIAPYQNFMNDLFGSTWKMVGDLIWNLTFGIMGLALSITVSFSFVSHYSSEKNVQLNPIIVALASMISFLIITNTTMTGLNTNQVGVTGVFMALLISLTSSTIFVKVHKLSKIRLKSFYIDNDSNLQLALTSILPFSFTLFVFVLLRYSLTYFGIQDINSLLTHLAVGGFENIDNPFFSGLLFVILHQVFWFFGIHGGNVLYSISDNIYMAAVHQNINTLVLNQEPIHILTKPFLDVFVFIGGAGSTLCLLFAIFIVAKKSTTAKMAKLSLLPALFNINEIIFFGLPIVLNPVFLIPYIFVPILLYKIAYLATAIGLVPLTIAEVNWTTPILLGGLTATGSWRGILLQLVNLSVGVAIYIPFVKMFEIQKDRTIKASYEKLLAVILNNYNSSHKVLSRFDDIGNIANVLIYEIKDALKNNTLYLEYQPQVNDQGIVTGVEVLLRWNHYRYGKVPPQLIIVLSEESGLIHELGRWIIAKSCSQLAEWKNQSNVNIEMCINISPEQLNDEKMLMILKDSIKKYNINPQQIELEITESAPLKTDHTTHQFMANLKDLGVKIAMDDFGMGYTSMLFMRNFKVDTIKLDGSLTKDVVKDKNCQEIISSMVHLANSLNVKVIAEYVETKEQQAILKKLGCLNYQGYLFSKPVLPNQIIEYLNSQHD; translated from the coding sequence ATGTATTTGGCAAATAAAATTATACATATATCAGACAAAATAAATAAAAACATTTTAATTAAGTCTATTAGAAGCGGCCTAATTTTAATAATCCCGCTGATTATTGCAGGATCTATCTCGTTAATTTTCAACAACCTTCCGATTGCTCCCTATCAAAATTTTATGAATGATCTCTTTGGTTCTACATGGAAAATGGTCGGTGATTTAATCTGGAACTTAACATTTGGTATCATGGGCCTTGCCCTATCTATTACCGTAAGCTTCTCCTTTGTATCACATTATTCTTCTGAAAAGAACGTTCAATTGAATCCAATTATTGTCGCACTTGCCTCAATGATATCTTTTCTGATCATTACGAATACAACCATGACAGGTTTAAACACAAATCAAGTTGGTGTTACCGGAGTGTTTATGGCATTACTGATCTCCCTTACTTCAAGTACTATCTTTGTAAAAGTACATAAATTATCTAAAATTAGACTAAAATCCTTTTATATAGATAATGATTCAAATTTACAACTAGCACTCACTTCCATCCTTCCATTTTCGTTCACTTTATTTGTTTTTGTACTGTTGAGGTATAGCCTAACTTATTTTGGCATCCAAGATATTAATAGTTTACTTACTCATTTGGCAGTTGGAGGCTTTGAGAATATTGATAATCCATTTTTTTCTGGCCTATTGTTCGTTATACTTCATCAAGTATTCTGGTTTTTTGGTATTCATGGAGGAAATGTTCTTTATTCCATATCAGACAATATATATATGGCCGCCGTACATCAAAACATCAATACTCTTGTGCTAAATCAAGAACCCATTCACATCCTAACAAAGCCCTTCTTAGATGTTTTTGTATTTATTGGAGGTGCCGGCTCTACATTATGTTTATTATTTGCCATTTTCATAGTTGCTAAAAAGTCTACTACTGCTAAAATGGCAAAACTATCCTTATTACCTGCCTTATTTAATATTAATGAAATTATCTTTTTTGGTTTACCTATTGTGTTAAACCCAGTGTTTTTAATCCCTTATATATTTGTACCAATATTACTTTATAAAATAGCTTATTTAGCTACAGCTATTGGCTTAGTTCCTCTAACAATTGCTGAGGTCAACTGGACCACACCAATCTTATTAGGAGGGTTAACAGCTACAGGATCATGGCGAGGTATACTCTTACAACTCGTAAACTTATCGGTTGGCGTAGCTATCTATATTCCTTTTGTCAAAATGTTTGAAATTCAAAAAGATAGAACAATCAAAGCATCCTACGAAAAACTATTAGCGGTTATTTTAAACAACTACAATTCATCTCATAAAGTTTTATCACGATTTGATGATATCGGGAATATTGCAAATGTATTAATTTATGAAATAAAAGATGCTCTTAAAAACAATACTTTATATCTTGAATATCAACCACAAGTGAATGATCAAGGTATTGTTACAGGTGTAGAGGTGCTTCTGAGGTGGAATCATTATCGATATGGAAAGGTACCCCCTCAACTGATTATTGTACTTTCAGAAGAATCAGGCCTCATCCATGAGTTAGGTCGATGGATTATTGCAAAATCTTGTTCTCAATTGGCAGAATGGAAAAACCAATCAAACGTTAATATAGAGATGTGTATCAATATTTCACCTGAACAATTAAACGATGAAAAGATGTTAATGATTTTAAAGGATTCTATTAAAAAGTATAATATCAATCCGCAACAAATCGAGCTTGAAATCACAGAATCTGCTCCATTAAAAACTGATCATACAACTCATCAATTCATGGCAAACTTAAAGGATTTAGGAGTAAAAATTGCTATGGATGATTTCGGTATGGGTTATACCTCTATGTTGTTTATGCGTAACTTTAAGGTCGACACCATCAAATTAGATGGTTCCCTTACGAAGGATGTTGTTAAAGATAAAAATTGTCAGGAAATTATATCTTCTATGGTTCATTTAGCCAATTCTTTGAATGTAAAGGTCATTGCTGAATATGTTGAAACAAAAGAACAGCAAGCTATCTTGAAGAAGCTTGGCTGTCTCAATTATCAAGGCTATTTATTTAGTAAGCCCGTTTTACCTAATCAAATAATTGAATACTTGAATTCTCAACACGACTAA
- a CDS encoding alcohol dehydrogenase: protein MDFTIYTKVFFGENALDALRVLKIKKVFVVTDPFMVQSGAINNLTIILDDMKVPYTIFDDIVPDPPIEKVAKGVNAFLQADPDTVIGLGGGSAIDAAKAISEFALKISGKSKNLCIAIPTTSGTGSEVTSFAVISDKQNNIKYPLVSDSLLPDIAILDPKLVITVPKIVTADTGMDVLTHAMEAYVSTKCNDFSDALAEKAVRLVCENLLDAYTEGDNLKAREKIHNASCIAGMAFNNTSLGLNHGLAHALGAQFKIAHGRINSILLPHIIKYNANIKGNYNETYNEAAIKYANVAKMLNFPSSNIGEAINSLTKAIIKLQKDMKMPISLREQGILKSDLDKFKEEIAKNALQDATTKTNPRVPTLEEIIQILEDIY, encoded by the coding sequence ATGGATTTTACGATATATACTAAAGTGTTTTTTGGTGAAAATGCATTAGATGCATTAAGGGTGTTAAAGATTAAGAAGGTATTCGTAGTCACGGATCCATTTATGGTACAATCTGGTGCTATAAATAATTTAACTATTATTTTAGATGATATGAAAGTGCCTTACACAATATTCGATGATATTGTCCCCGACCCCCCTATTGAAAAAGTTGCAAAAGGTGTAAATGCATTTTTACAGGCTGATCCTGATACTGTTATCGGATTAGGCGGCGGCTCAGCTATTGATGCAGCAAAGGCAATTTCTGAATTTGCTTTAAAGATTAGTGGTAAAAGTAAAAACCTTTGTATTGCTATTCCAACGACAAGTGGTACAGGCTCTGAGGTTACTTCATTTGCAGTCATTTCTGATAAACAAAATAATATTAAATATCCTCTTGTTAGTGATAGTCTACTTCCTGATATAGCTATATTAGACCCAAAGCTGGTTATTACTGTTCCAAAAATTGTTACAGCTGACACAGGTATGGACGTCTTGACACATGCAATGGAAGCTTATGTGTCTACCAAGTGCAATGACTTTAGTGATGCCTTAGCAGAAAAAGCAGTAAGATTAGTTTGCGAAAATCTTCTAGATGCATATACTGAAGGAGACAATTTAAAAGCTCGAGAAAAAATACATAATGCCTCCTGTATAGCAGGGATGGCCTTCAATAATACTTCATTAGGGCTCAACCACGGTTTAGCTCATGCCTTAGGTGCACAATTCAAAATTGCACATGGAAGAATAAACTCTATTCTCCTGCCACATATTATAAAATATAATGCAAATATAAAAGGTAATTATAATGAAACCTACAACGAGGCTGCAATTAAATATGCAAACGTTGCTAAGATGCTAAACTTTCCTTCTTCAAATATTGGTGAAGCAATTAATAGTTTAACAAAAGCAATCATAAAACTGCAAAAAGATATGAAAATGCCAATTTCTCTCAGAGAACAAGGAATCCTTAAATCTGATTTGGATAAATTCAAAGAAGAAATTGCCAAGAATGCGCTGCAAGATGCAACCACTAAAACCAATCCAAGAGTTCCAACTCTTGAGGAGATCATCCAAATCCTTGAGGATATATATTAA
- a CDS encoding bifunctional homocysteine S-methyltransferase/methylenetetrahydrofolate reductase — protein sequence MKNNSIKAYIEKNILLIDGAMGTYYASQENDYNHLSEKANLEKPEAITNIHNAYIGAGAKLIRTNTFSANRYDMACSVQEVNKVLQKGYDIATACALNQDVFVACSIGPITETSESSETEIMGEYYRIIDVFLNLGAKAFVFETFSQTDYIKKFVPYILDKNKDAEIIALFTINLHGYSKKGIGYKRMIEELTNLNGLTAFGFNCGVGAGHLYNLYKNIDLEKNIYAAVPNAGYPEKIYDRTLYMDNSDYFAEKIIDICKLGVKIVGGCCGTTPAHIQQISNYLETFEIEAHRKKNSIESLRIVSQKKENPFWEKLDRGEFVVAVEIDPPFGYDISKLMEAAHILKAEGVDILTIADSPLGKMRLDSLMMATKIYREVGIDVMPHVCCRDKNVIALKSVISAAYVEGIRNYLLVTGDPLPDILRNEIKSVFNMNSVKLMSLVKEMNEELTNEDVFIYGGALNPKGANLDKIIEKVLQKKEAGAKYLLTQPIYTEQDIQKLRLIKEKTGIKILGGILPLVSYKNAQFINNEFAGMNIPDVVINMFNTKMSREEAEEVGIHISVELGKAMTPVVDGLYLMTPFNRATMIGKILKRLH from the coding sequence ATGAAAAACAACTCTATTAAAGCATATATTGAAAAAAATATATTATTAATTGATGGTGCAATGGGTACCTATTATGCGAGTCAAGAGAATGATTACAATCATCTGAGTGAAAAGGCAAATCTTGAAAAACCTGAAGCTATAACGAACATTCACAATGCCTATATTGGTGCAGGAGCAAAGCTTATCCGTACGAATACTTTTTCAGCAAATCGCTATGATATGGCTTGTTCGGTTCAAGAAGTAAACAAAGTGCTTCAAAAAGGCTATGATATTGCAACTGCTTGTGCCTTGAATCAAGACGTGTTTGTCGCTTGTTCAATAGGACCCATTACCGAGACCAGTGAAAGCTCTGAAACAGAAATCATGGGTGAGTATTATAGAATAATTGATGTTTTTTTGAACTTAGGTGCGAAAGCCTTTGTTTTTGAAACGTTCTCACAGACAGATTATATTAAAAAGTTTGTTCCATATATCTTAGACAAAAATAAAGATGCTGAGATTATTGCCTTATTTACAATAAATTTACATGGATATTCAAAAAAAGGCATTGGTTATAAACGAATGATTGAAGAATTAACGAATCTGAATGGCTTAACTGCTTTTGGATTTAATTGTGGGGTTGGTGCAGGACATCTTTATAATCTTTATAAAAATATTGATTTAGAGAAGAACATCTATGCTGCAGTACCAAATGCAGGCTATCCAGAAAAAATCTATGATAGAACCTTATATATGGATAATTCGGATTATTTTGCAGAAAAAATAATTGATATATGTAAGCTTGGAGTTAAAATAGTTGGGGGTTGTTGCGGTACAACACCTGCTCATATACAGCAAATATCTAATTATTTAGAGACATTTGAGATAGAAGCTCATAGGAAGAAAAACAGTATAGAATCTTTGCGTATCGTTTCTCAGAAAAAAGAAAATCCTTTTTGGGAAAAGTTAGATAGAGGTGAATTTGTGGTAGCCGTAGAAATTGACCCACCATTTGGATACGATATTTCGAAATTGATGGAAGCGGCTCATATTTTAAAAGCAGAAGGAGTGGATATATTAACAATTGCTGATTCCCCACTTGGGAAGATGAGGTTGGATTCCTTAATGATGGCAACAAAAATATATCGAGAAGTTGGAATTGATGTAATGCCTCATGTGTGCTGCAGAGATAAAAATGTCATTGCATTGAAATCTGTAATATCGGCCGCTTATGTTGAAGGCATAAGAAATTATTTACTGGTTACGGGGGATCCCTTACCAGATATATTGAGAAATGAGATTAAAAGTGTATTCAATATGAACTCTGTCAAGTTGATGTCACTTGTAAAGGAAATGAATGAAGAGCTCACGAATGAGGATGTATTTATATATGGTGGTGCGCTCAATCCAAAGGGTGCTAATTTAGATAAAATAATTGAAAAGGTGCTTCAAAAGAAAGAGGCAGGAGCTAAATACTTACTCACACAACCTATTTATACTGAGCAAGATATTCAAAAGTTAAGGTTAATAAAAGAAAAAACAGGAATTAAAATATTGGGTGGAATACTACCCTTAGTAAGTTATAAAAATGCACAATTTATAAATAATGAATTTGCTGGGATGAATATTCCAGATGTTGTAATAAATATGTTTAACACAAAGATGTCAAGGGAAGAAGCAGAAGAAGTCGGTATTCATATTTCGGTAGAGCTTGGTAAGGCCATGACGCCAGTGGTTGATGGATTATACCTTATGACACCCTTCAATAGAGCAACGATGATAGGAAAAATTTTAAAACGACTTCATTAA
- a CDS encoding DNA topoisomerase III, with protein MGKQLIIAEKPSVARDIAKVLKCVQKGDGFIEGIDYIITWAIGHLVTLYEPEDYDEKLKKWQYQSLPILPNEIKIKPYEKTVKQLKIINTLVHRKDVDSLICATDSGREGELIFRYIYSYTKCNKAFTRLWISSMTDKAILEGFEKLKDGAAYNALYQSAKCRSEADWLVGINATRAYTTKNNILLSIGRVQTPTLALIVQRQKELDAFVPKDYFEVSANFSDFNGIWFDEKPSETKIFQEEKAIEISDRVKGQEGTVKKVTKSKKKEMPPLLYDLTELQRDGNKNYGYTAQEVLSIAQGLYEKRKLITYPRTDSRYLSDDMKPKVKQTMDQLNIPPYNKAIEPVLAKGELKFSKRIIDNSKVTDHHAIIPTDVTPKINSLTKEELNIYQLVVKRFIAVFYDDFLFETTEAIVGVGKDTFVTKGKIITQKGWKSLYIANKDDKEQILPPLQKGDKRTVEDTEVLKKQTSPPKPYTEGTLLSAMENAGRYIEDESLKEHLKESGFGTPATRAGIIERLIQVEYIGRKGKALFPTQKGINLIAIIPEELKSAETTGKWEKALHKISQGEMESEKFMNSIKRFVVYLVKSSEVNKGTVVFEDHKKNYKGKKA; from the coding sequence ATGGGTAAACAATTAATTATTGCTGAAAAACCTTCAGTAGCAAGAGACATCGCCAAGGTATTGAAATGCGTCCAAAAGGGTGATGGTTTTATTGAAGGCATAGATTATATCATTACTTGGGCTATAGGGCACCTAGTAACGTTGTATGAGCCAGAAGACTATGATGAAAAGCTTAAGAAATGGCAGTATCAATCTCTCCCCATACTTCCGAATGAAATAAAAATAAAACCCTACGAAAAAACTGTTAAACAATTAAAGATTATTAACACTTTGGTTCACAGAAAAGATGTGGATTCCCTTATTTGTGCAACAGATAGTGGAAGAGAAGGTGAATTGATCTTTAGATATATATATAGTTATACAAAATGTAACAAAGCCTTTACGAGGTTATGGATTTCAAGTATGACAGATAAAGCCATCCTAGAAGGCTTTGAAAAGCTTAAGGATGGAGCAGCTTATAACGCTCTTTATCAATCAGCGAAATGTCGTTCAGAAGCAGATTGGTTAGTAGGGATTAATGCAACAAGGGCATATACTACAAAAAACAATATTTTGCTTAGCATTGGACGTGTACAAACGCCAACCTTAGCACTCATTGTACAAAGGCAAAAGGAATTGGATGCATTTGTTCCTAAGGACTATTTTGAAGTATCTGCTAACTTTAGTGATTTCAATGGTATTTGGTTCGATGAAAAGCCTTCAGAAACAAAGATTTTTCAGGAAGAAAAGGCAATTGAGATATCAGATAGAGTAAAAGGCCAAGAAGGAACTGTTAAAAAGGTCACTAAGAGTAAGAAAAAGGAAATGCCACCATTGCTTTATGATTTAACAGAATTACAAAGAGATGGAAATAAGAATTATGGGTATACAGCCCAAGAGGTATTGTCAATTGCGCAAGGGTTATATGAAAAAAGAAAGCTTATTACATACCCAAGAACTGATAGTAGGTATTTAAGCGATGATATGAAGCCAAAAGTAAAACAAACAATGGATCAATTAAACATCCCTCCATATAATAAGGCGATAGAGCCAGTCCTAGCAAAAGGCGAACTTAAGTTTTCAAAACGTATTATAGATAACAGCAAGGTAACAGATCATCATGCGATCATTCCAACGGATGTTACACCTAAAATAAATAGCTTAACGAAAGAAGAATTGAATATTTATCAATTGGTTGTTAAAAGATTTATTGCTGTATTTTATGATGATTTTTTGTTTGAAACAACAGAAGCGATTGTTGGTGTAGGTAAAGACACCTTTGTCACAAAGGGTAAAATTATAACACAAAAAGGATGGAAAAGCCTTTACATTGCAAACAAGGATGATAAGGAACAGATTTTACCTCCATTACAGAAAGGTGATAAACGAACCGTTGAAGATACTGAAGTATTGAAGAAGCAAACATCCCCACCAAAGCCTTATACAGAAGGAACGCTTCTTAGTGCTATGGAAAATGCGGGTAGATATATTGAAGACGAATCCTTAAAAGAGCATTTGAAGGAATCTGGCTTTGGAACGCCGGCGACTAGAGCAGGCATTATTGAAAGGCTCATTCAAGTAGAATACATAGGAAGAAAGGGAAAAGCATTATTTCCGACTCAAAAAGGTATAAACTTAATTGCCATTATTCCGGAAGAGCTTAAATCTGCTGAGACAACAGGAAAATGGGAGAAAGCACTTCATAAAATCAGTCAAGGTGAGATGGAATCAGAAAAATTCATGAACAGTATTAAAAGGTTTGTTGTTTATTTAGTTAAGAGTTCTGAAGTAAACAAAGGAACTGTTGTATTTGAAGATCATAAAAAGAATTATAAAGGTAAAAAAGCTTAA
- a CDS encoding lactate utilization protein — protein MTPKDHFYQIQAESIIKKLEQRNMAGYYCKTSEEAKNLALDLMKSPSVISWGGSQTITEIGLLDELKNHNYTLIDRRQANSPEEVREAYLKAFEADYYLMSSNAITLDGELINIDGNGNRVAALIYGPRNVIIIAGMNKIVSNEETAVARVRNFATPPNALRLNQDTPCSKTGKCHDCTHEQCLCCQIVTTRFSRVSKRIKVILVGETLGF, from the coding sequence ATGACACCAAAAGATCATTTTTATCAAATACAAGCAGAAAGCATTATTAAAAAGCTTGAGCAAAGAAATATGGCCGGTTATTATTGTAAAACATCTGAAGAAGCAAAGAACTTAGCACTCGACCTAATGAAAAGCCCTTCCGTAATTTCTTGGGGAGGTTCTCAAACTATAACAGAAATTGGCTTGTTAGATGAACTAAAAAATCATAATTACACACTTATAGACAGAAGGCAAGCCAACTCACCAGAAGAAGTTAGAGAAGCTTATCTGAAAGCCTTTGAAGCTGATTATTATTTAATGAGTTCAAATGCAATCACCTTAGACGGCGAACTCATCAATATAGATGGGAATGGCAATCGAGTAGCCGCCTTAATCTACGGTCCAAGAAACGTCATCATAATCGCTGGTATGAATAAAATCGTTTCTAACGAAGAGACGGCTGTTGCACGTGTAAGAAATTTCGCAACTCCACCAAATGCACTACGTTTAAACCAAGACACACCATGTTCAAAAACAGGTAAATGTCATGATTGTACACATGAACAATGTTTATGTTGTCAAATTGTTACTACTAGATTCTCTAGAGTCTCTAAACGAATCAAGGTTATCCTTGTGGGGGAAACACTAGGATTTTAA
- a CDS encoding molybdopterin biosynthesis protein MoeB, with protein MMRYTRNRSTISEEENEVLKASKVCVIGCGGLGGYVIEMLGRIGVGTITAIDGDVFDETNLNRQILSDTDTIGYSKAVIAKKRMALVNPEILVKPINEFLTVDNAEELLREHHVIVDALDQIHTRFLVQDIAEKLKTPFVYGAIAGWYGQVSTIFPGDRTLNKIYKNNTPKGKEKLLGNPSFTPALASSIQVSEVIKVLLHRGELLRNKLLFINLLEQEYEVIDL; from the coding sequence ATTATGCGTTATACAAGAAATAGGTCAACTATAAGTGAAGAAGAGAATGAAGTACTGAAAGCTTCAAAGGTATGTGTAATCGGCTGTGGAGGTCTTGGTGGTTATGTAATTGAAATGTTAGGAAGAATTGGAGTGGGTACAATTACTGCCATAGATGGTGATGTGTTTGATGAAACCAACTTAAACAGACAAATTCTATCTGATACAGATACTATAGGATATAGCAAAGCAGTCATTGCAAAAAAACGTATGGCACTAGTCAATCCGGAAATTTTAGTGAAACCTATTAATGAATTTTTAACGGTGGATAATGCAGAAGAATTATTAAGAGAGCATCATGTTATTGTAGATGCCTTAGATCAAATCCATACAAGGTTTTTGGTGCAAGACATCGCGGAAAAGTTAAAAACTCCTTTTGTATACGGTGCAATTGCAGGTTGGTATGGACAAGTATCAACAATATTTCCAGGTGATAGAACATTAAATAAGATTTATAAAAACAATACACCAAAAGGAAAAGAAAAGTTACTTGGCAATCCTTCCTTTACACCAGCTTTAGCTAGTTCAATACAAGTGAGTGAAGTGATTAAAGTTCTATTACATCGGGGGGAATTGTTGAGGAATAAATTGCTATTTATAAATTTGTTGGAACAAGAATATGAAGTTATTGATTTATAG
- a CDS encoding molybdopterin synthase sulfur carrier subunit: protein MQIKVRLFATLREGRGKEMFIELEEGVSPLDIIERLQIPVEDVAILLINGRDGQINTKLIGSDVVSIFPPVGGG from the coding sequence ATGCAAATAAAAGTTAGATTATTTGCTACACTACGGGAAGGCCGTGGCAAAGAAATGTTCATAGAATTAGAAGAAGGTGTGAGCCCCCTTGATATCATTGAAAGGCTTCAAATTCCAGTAGAAGATGTTGCAATCTTATTAATCAATGGTAGAGATGGACAGATCAATACGAAGCTAATAGGTTCAGATGTTGTATCAATATTCCCACCGGTAGGAGGAGGTTGA
- a CDS encoding tungsten cofactor oxidoreductase radical SAM maturase, translating into MSIEKVYLELTNKCNLNCTMCYRNAWDYETSDMPGEVLEKCLKEINETSSIKEVVLGGIGEPTYAEEVERVMYALKDKYLTLTTNGTIMHPKMLETIVDTVDHLVISIDGNHDTFFSIRQFPLDEIINNMKALNEYKKTRGRKTPAISVQMVLSTSNKDQVYEIIDIAESIQASQVIFSNILPTSMEDSQLVLYKLYENTEIQELFQGVRNYAFRSGLEVKFPAYQLKTDRRCRFIEDHTLVITATGDVTPCYRLAHDGSEVVFGRKKEILAHTFGNIKEESLREIWENSAYESFRSTVYNNHYPSCIDCELVDGCDMVRSTTADCYGVTPSCADCLWSRKIIYCV; encoded by the coding sequence ATGTCCATTGAAAAAGTTTACTTAGAGCTTACCAATAAATGTAATTTAAATTGTACCATGTGTTATAGAAATGCATGGGATTACGAGACGAGTGATATGCCTGGAGAAGTATTGGAAAAATGCCTTAAAGAAATAAATGAAACGTCTTCTATAAAAGAAGTAGTCCTTGGTGGAATAGGTGAACCAACCTACGCTGAAGAAGTAGAGAGGGTTATGTATGCATTAAAGGATAAGTATTTAACCTTAACAACGAATGGAACAATTATGCACCCTAAAATGTTGGAGACTATTGTTGACACAGTTGACCATCTAGTGATATCAATAGACGGGAACCATGATACTTTCTTCTCAATTCGTCAGTTTCCATTAGATGAGATTATTAACAATATGAAGGCATTAAATGAATATAAGAAAACAAGAGGCCGTAAAACACCTGCTATTTCAGTACAGATGGTGCTTTCAACAAGCAATAAAGACCAAGTATATGAAATTATTGATATCGCTGAATCTATCCAAGCATCACAGGTGATATTCTCAAATATTCTTCCGACAAGCATGGAAGATAGCCAGTTGGTTCTTTACAAACTGTACGAAAATACTGAAATACAGGAACTTTTCCAAGGTGTAAGAAACTATGCTTTTAGAAGTGGATTGGAAGTAAAATTTCCAGCTTATCAACTAAAAACGGATAGAAGATGTAGGTTTATTGAAGATCATACACTCGTGATTACTGCAACCGGTGATGTAACTCCTTGTTATCGCTTGGCACATGACGGTTCGGAGGTAGTATTTGGCAGAAAAAAAGAAATATTAGCGCATACGTTTGGGAATATTAAAGAAGAATCCTTGCGAGAAATTTGGGAAAATTCAGCTTATGAATCCTTTAGATCCACTGTATATAACAATCATTATCCTTCTTGTATAGATTGTGAATTAGTAGATGGATGTGATATGGTGCGTTCTACAACTGCAGATTGTTATGGTGTCACACCCTCCTGTGCTGATTGCCTATGGTCGAGGAAGATTATATATTGTGTTTAA